Within Rhinolophus ferrumequinum isolate MPI-CBG mRhiFer1 chromosome 14, mRhiFer1_v1.p, whole genome shotgun sequence, the genomic segment GTTCACTTTCCATTTGAGGGCAAAGAAGGGTGAGAGATGGGAAAGCGGAAAAGAGTTGGCTAGCTAGCCCAGAGCTGCTGGGCAGCGCtgttttgctctttttccttcctgctgTCTGCACATTGGTCATTACTTTCAATTTTCATTACTGTGTTAAGCATAAGAGAAGATCCAAATCTGTAGGTAGAGTAGGCTCTCCTTAATGTCTTTACCCATGTGTATCTCATTCCACGTTTCtatgagcaaaagaaaataaacacaaggcGGTGAGATCTATATAAACTAGAGCTACGTGTCCAGCAGGACACTGATGTTTCTCGAAAGTCGCAGACTAGGGCTGAGGATGGTTCATCTTTAACAAACACAACAATAGGACCTCTTTGGTGATCCCGACACAAACAGGAAACATAGCTAATGCCCTTGTAATGAAATAATGTCATGTTGAGGTGCTAGGGAGGCTTTTCAAAAAGGATGGCCTTGCCTCCCAAGTTTGAAAAAAGTGTACGAGAAAATTCTTCAAGTCTTCTTGCCTTTGTTTAGACATTTGTTTAGGCAGGAGGCCCAAGGATGACCATGGCTGTAGAACATTCCAGTGTGATTCTACTCCAACTCTTAAGATTTAGGTCACAAAATGGCGGGTTCAGTGTTATCACTAATGACTCTCGGGAGAAAGAACAACTTCACGCAACTTCTGAGACAGCATGAGCCACGCCGATGAGCAGCTGAGGTGCCTTCTGAGATCGAGGCCCCACAGAATTAAAGAGCTCACGTGAATACAAGAGACaagttgtacttttttttttttttaaagtctcctaGGAAAGCAAATAGAAGCTCAGCAGCACAACCAAATAGTATCAGCAAGCCTGCTGCCAACAGATCCCCACCGTCACTAAACTGTGCCTCAGGACCGTCACCAGACTCAGCACTGACTACACCAGGTGGCACTTGAGATTGCTGTCACCTCTCGTAATTGAGAAAGCATTCCGAACGGGTGTTCTCCGAGCAACAAGGAGACTGCTGCCATGTAACAGGACTTTGCAGCTGGAAGTGTGCCTCAGGTGTGGCTACCAAAATACTTACTGAAATATGCCTCAAGCCTAAGATTTTACCAGCAGCAGAAAAGTGAGAGGGAAGGGGCggtgaggaaaaatgaaaattcacagGCCCACCACCAAAGTCTTCCATTTGAAAAAGGTTCAGGAATGGAGTTCACTGGGGAGTGGGAGTAATTGACTAATTAATTCCCACCAGGGCAACCCTGTTTGGCTGCTTCTGTAGTGGATACTTTAGGAGTGGCACCTGCCAACCCCATGCAGGACTGCAGATGAACACAACCGATCGGGTTTAATTAGATCAGAGACACAAAGGGCTGGTCCCTCCTTAGATAACAAACAACACAGCTGTAAGTGCCTACAGCAACAGGCAAAAAACACAGGCGGCCAAACAGAACCATCACTGAACCCTTCCCCTAGCTGGTCCATGACAATGATTTACTTGCAACCTGGAAAGTGGCGGatggaggaggaagcaggagacTCAGGTAGAAGCCAGCTCCAGAAGATGAATTACTTGGGGCCAGGGGGGAGGGAGGTAGCAAAGTCTTTGTTTTGTAGCCCAAATTTACTCAACTATTTGTTACACTTCACAGGCGGCTGTTTGCTTTTGGTCTGGTGCTCCCAGACCTGGTCCTGGTTTCTCCAGTCTTGCACCCAGGAATCCCATAAAATAAATCACCCCAGCCTCCAGGATCCCACACACAGCTCCACAGGGGAAGCAGATAAGCAGCTCTCTGTGCTGGCCAGGAGCCTCAATAAACCCACCCTGGCCTAAGTACAGGGCATCCTCCAAACCGAAGgtaggagggaagcaggaaggggcAATAATGGCAGGCGTTGGTACTTGGAACTTTTTTCCACCCCTGTGTGCATATGAAGAGTCAACTTTGGACCCAGGTCCAGCAGGGATTAGTGTCAGGCGTGTCCACAGTTTGTCCCATCTCAGAAAGGAAGACTGACTGAGGGGGCAGGCAGGAAGTGCCCCCAACCAAAGAGCTCCTAcctgttccctcttcctcctgtccAAGATAACATGCTCAAGCCACAGATGGCTGCGCATTTCGCCCACTCTAGGTTTTCCAAATGGCCCAGGAGCCCAAATGGGGCCCAGAAGATGGTGGAAGAGGGAGTCAGAGGGAGAGGGCAGCGGCTGCTGCAAACAGCTACCTCTGACAGCTCTGCACTCAGCTCGCGGGTCAATGCACGACCGCCTCTCGGTCCTCTCCATCCTGGCCCCGCGCAGGAGGGCGCTCCAGAGGCGGCGTAGTCCGCGCAGCGTCGCTGTCGCCCTCTTCGGGTTCGGCCGGATGCAGATGCATGGCAAGCTCCTGCAGCACCGCTGCGCGCCCTATCTGGTCGTTGCGCCGTTTCTCCATGATCAGGTCCTCCAGGCTCTGGAACTCGAGCGTGTGGCTGCGCTGTGCAGAGAGCTGGATCTGCAGCCGATAGGGCTGCTTGCCGATGCGCAGCTCGCCGCCGATCTTGAACTCGCGCTTGCCATAGCGGCACCAGGCGGCGAAGCTCTCGGAGTTACGCCAGCTCAGCTCGCGCTCCTTGGCGCCCACGTGCGCTAGCGCGTTGCGCACCACCGCGCTGGGGCTCAGTGGCTTGTAGCGGTACAGATCGTTCACCACGCGGCCGCGCCGGCCCTGGCTGGCGTCCGTCAGGAAGCTGTTGCTCACCTCAAGCCGGTGCAAGTGCACCACCTGGAAGTTGCCCACGTATACAGCCCAGTGCGGGTACTGCGCCTGCGACACGAACTCCACCAGGTCGCCAGGCTTGCACTTGTTGAGCAGGTTCTCTGGTGTGTAGGTGCTCAGAGCCGCGGAGCCCGGCGCGAAGCTTTTCTGGTAGATGCACTCGTCGCGGTAGAACACAGAACACTCCACCTCGTGCAGCCGCGGATcgtagggctggggtgggggcaatgGCAGCCCGTCCCCACGGTCAGGCAAGCCACTGCCATCCGACCCATGGGGCGGCGGTTGCTGCTCTACGTCCTCGTCGTCATTGGAGAAAATGTAGGAGACCCCAATGCGTGGCCCGTCATCCCGGTCCACGCCCGTTGGGTCGGCGGTGGGAACTTCCTTATAACTTAGGTGGGTCAGTTTCTCCACCTGGTTGCCCATCACGCTGCGGACACACGTTCACAACGCCGAACGGGGAGAAACAGAAAGCACCACTAGGGTCATTGGCACAAGTTCCCGGACAGGGGATGAGACCACCTGTTGGCAGAGGAAGGCAAGGGAGCCATATAGGAGAGTCTCCGCGTAAAGGACGATTtgttaagaagaggaagaaaagatcgGGTGGAGCACCTGGAATCATTCTAAGGGGAGTCTCGGATGTAGTGAGCCTTCCCTCATTTCTCCACCTCTAGGGTCATGGTCACAGGAGGCCGGCAACTCTagctctcccccgcccccagcccttcATCTCGCTCCGGCAAATGCCCATTGCATCAGCAGCAGCTCCTACCGCTTCCGCCAGCGCCCTACCTGCCAAGCCCAGGCAGGAGAGGGTAAGGAAGAGAAACTTTACTCCAGTCT encodes:
- the LRATD2 gene encoding protein LRATD2, yielding MGNQVEKLTHLSYKEVPTADPTGVDRDDGPRIGVSYIFSNDDEDVEQQPPPHGSDGSGLPDRGDGLPLPPPQPYDPRLHEVECSVFYRDECIYQKSFAPGSAALSTYTPENLLNKCKPGDLVEFVSQAQYPHWAVYVGNFQVVHLHRLEVSNSFLTDASQGRRGRVVNDLYRYKPLSPSAVVRNALAHVGAKERELSWRNSESFAAWCRYGKREFKIGGELRIGKQPYRLQIQLSAQRSHTLEFQSLEDLIMEKRRNDQIGRAAVLQELAMHLHPAEPEEGDSDAARTTPPLERPPARGQDGEDREAVVH